The DNA region GAATTGGGCGCGGGATTTGAGGTGGGTGGGATCGGGGCTCAGTCCGGTGGCGGGGCGCCCAGGACGAGGCCGGCATCGCGGGCTGCTGCTTGTGCCAGGGCCAGCACCTCACGCTCGGGCAGACCGTACGTAGCTGCGACCGAGGCCACGTCGGCGAACTCGGGATTCAGCTGCCGGATGCCAGTGCTGTCGTACCCGACCTTGACCCGGACCTCGGCCCCGGCGACCCCGGCCCCGGCCCCGGCGGCCCCGGCCCCGGCGGCCCCGGCCCCGGCGGCCCCGGCCTCGGCGACCTCGGCCTCCGGGGGATCGGCACTGGGGGGATCGGCCCTGGGGAGATCGACGGTGTACCAGCGGCGAGAGAGCGCGATCCGCGATACCTGGTAGCAGCGGATCCCCAGGGTGCTGGTGTGCGTCAGGATCAGCTGCTGAAGCACCTCGACCAGCTCGGGCCGGCTCAGCACGCTGAGGAGGTGCGCAGGTCGGCCCTTCTTCATCAGGATCGGTGTCAGCCAGGCATCGGCGGCGCCGGCTTGCAGCAGTCGATCGATCACGCCGGGCCAGAGCCGGGGATCGAGATCATCGACATTGGCCTCCAGCACGGACATCGATTCGGTGCCTGTCGACTCTGTGCTCATCGACTCTGTGCCTGTCGAGTCCGTGCTTGTCGTCTCAGCGTCCGACTCGGTCGCGGGGGCAGTGGCGGCGGACGGCTCGACCTCGCCCATGATGACCCGGGTGATGTTGGGCCGGTCGGGAAAGTCCTTGGTGCCGGCTCCGGCACCTGATCCGACCACGCGCAGGGCTGGCAGATCCTCGCAGACGGTCGACAAAGCGGTCACCAGCGCCATCCCTGTTGGGGTCGCCAGTTCGCCGGCCCCGCCAGCATGAACGCGCCAGCCGGCCGACAGCCGTACGACGGCGGGTACGGGCACCGGCAACTCACCGTGGGCGGCACGGACCCGGCCGGAGCCGACCGCCACCGCGCTTGCACTGACGCTCGTCACCCCGAGGTCGGTCAGCGCCGCCGCAACTCCGACCACATCGGCGATCGAGTCCAGCGCACCGACCTCGTGGAAGTGGACCTCCTCCGCCGGGATGCCGTGCGCCTCGGCCTCGGCCTCGGCGAGTCGGGCGAAGGTGGCCAACGCGCGATCTCGGACCGGGGACGCCAGCGACGCGGCCTGCAGGCTTTCGCGGATGGTTGCCCAGCGTCGATGCGGCAGGTCCTTGGTGAGCACCTCGACCGTGAGTTTCGTCGCACGCTGTCCGCACCGCATCACGTTGGCGACAGTCAGCCGGACCGAGCCGGGAACGACCGCGTCCACCGCTTCCTGCACCACGGCGAGATCGGCCCCGGCATCGATGAGGGCACCCAGCAGCATGTCTCCGGCTACCCCG from Microlunatus phosphovorus NM-1 includes:
- the larC gene encoding nickel pincer cofactor biosynthesis protein LarC; the encoded protein is MISTAGSATRHAWIDASAGVAGDMLLGALIDAGADLAVVQEAVDAVVPGSVRLTVANVMRCGQRATKLTVEVLTKDLPHRRWATIRESLQAASLASPVRDRALATFARLAEAEAEAHGIPAEEVHFHEVGALDSIADVVGVAAALTDLGVTSVSASAVAVGSGRVRAAHGELPVPVPAVVRLSAGWRVHAGGAGELATPTGMALVTALSTVCEDLPALRVVGSGAGAGTKDFPDRPNITRVIMGEVEPSAATAPATESDAETTSTDSTGTESMSTESTGTESMSVLEANVDDLDPRLWPGVIDRLLQAGAADAWLTPILMKKGRPAHLLSVLSRPELVEVLQQLILTHTSTLGIRCYQVSRIALSRRWYTVDLPRADPPSADPPEAEVAEAGAAGAGAAGAGAAGAGAGVAGAEVRVKVGYDSTGIRQLNPEFADVASVAATYGLPEREVLALAQAAARDAGLVLGAPPPD